A stretch of the Zonotrichia leucophrys gambelii isolate GWCS_2022_RI unplaced genomic scaffold, RI_Zleu_2.0 Scaffold_64_270646, whole genome shotgun sequence genome encodes the following:
- the ATAT1 gene encoding alpha-tubulin N-acetyltransferase 1 isoform X1 — MEFPFDLAPVLGDRFCVVDQHLRPAGRGGGTVKREELEQQLRTVIDELGKASAKAQGLSTPVTSAARMESNRHVLYILRDTRSPRGAVLGFLKVGYKKLFLLERDGSHVEVEPLCVLDFYIHESQQRRGLGQELFREMLQRERVQPHKLAVDRPSQKLLGFLRKHFGLCDLIPQVNNFVIFEGFFSTRTAPARRPFPRPRPEEPIKPYSLSERHFLREEPEPPWPFNLGRGSPVRGSLRPFLVRRETPPGTPPPPGTETPPEPPPRRASSLGRVGR, encoded by the exons ATGGAGTTCCCTTTCGACCTGGCCCCGGTGCTGGGCGATCGCTTCTGCGTGGTGGATCAGCACCTGCGGCccgcggggcgcggcggcggcaccgTCAAACG ggaggagctggagcagcagctgaggacgGTGATCGATGAGCTGGGCAAGGCCTCGGCCaag GCCCAGGGCCTCTCCACGCCCGTGACCAGCGCGGCGCGAATGGAGAGCAACAGGCACGTGCTGTACATCCTCAGGGACACCCG gtcCCCCcggggagcagtgctggggttcCTCAAGGTGGGCTACAAGAAACTCTTCCTGCTG gagcgGGACGGGTCCCACGTGGAGGTGGAGCCtctctgtgttttggatttttacATCCACGAGTCCCAACAGCGCCGggggctgggccaggagctCTTCCGGGAGATGCTGCAG CGGGAGCGGGTGCAGCCCCACAAGCTGGCCGTGGACAGACCCTCCCAGAAGCTGCTGGGCTTCCTCAGGAAACACTTCGGCCTCTGCGACCTCATCCCGCAG gtgaacaattttgtcatttttgagggatttttctcCACCAGAACAG CCCCCGCCCGGCGCCCGttcccgcggccccgccccgagGAGCCGATCAAACCCTACTCGCTGAGCGAGCGCCACT TCCTGCGGGAGGAGCCCGAGCCCCCCTGGCCCTTTAACCTGGGCCGGGGGTCCCCGGTGCGGGGCAGCCTCCGCCCCTTCCTGGTGCGCCGGGAAACCCCTCCggggacccctcccccaccggggacagagacccccccggAGCCGCCCCCGCGCCGAGCCAG ctccctggggcgCGTCGGCCgctga
- the ATAT1 gene encoding alpha-tubulin N-acetyltransferase 1 isoform X2 produces the protein MSWARPRPRQAQGLSTPVTSAARMESNRHVLYILRDTRSPRGAVLGFLKVGYKKLFLLERDGSHVEVEPLCVLDFYIHESQQRRGLGQELFREMLQRERVQPHKLAVDRPSQKLLGFLRKHFGLCDLIPQVNNFVIFEGFFSTRTAPARRPFPRPRPEEPIKPYSLSERHFLREEPEPPWPFNLGRGSPVRGSLRPFLVRRETPPGTPPPPGTETPPEPPPRRASSLGRVGR, from the exons ATGAGCTGGGCAAGGCCTCGGCCaag GCAGGCCCAGGGCCTCTCCACGCCCGTGACCAGCGCGGCGCGAATGGAGAGCAACAGGCACGTGCTGTACATCCTCAGGGACACCCG gtcCCCCcggggagcagtgctggggttcCTCAAGGTGGGCTACAAGAAACTCTTCCTGCTG gagcgGGACGGGTCCCACGTGGAGGTGGAGCCtctctgtgttttggatttttacATCCACGAGTCCCAACAGCGCCGggggctgggccaggagctCTTCCGGGAGATGCTGCAG CGGGAGCGGGTGCAGCCCCACAAGCTGGCCGTGGACAGACCCTCCCAGAAGCTGCTGGGCTTCCTCAGGAAACACTTCGGCCTCTGCGACCTCATCCCGCAG gtgaacaattttgtcatttttgagggatttttctcCACCAGAACAG CCCCCGCCCGGCGCCCGttcccgcggccccgccccgagGAGCCGATCAAACCCTACTCGCTGAGCGAGCGCCACT TCCTGCGGGAGGAGCCCGAGCCCCCCTGGCCCTTTAACCTGGGCCGGGGGTCCCCGGTGCGGGGCAGCCTCCGCCCCTTCCTGGTGCGCCGGGAAACCCCTCCggggacccctcccccaccggggacagagacccccccggAGCCGCCCCCGCGCCGAGCCAG ctccctggggcgCGTCGGCCgctga
- the PPP1R10 gene encoding serine/threonine-protein phosphatase 1 regulatory subunit 10, translating into MGSGPIDPRELLKGLDCFLGRDGEVKTMDGISKIFSLMKDSQKMVSRCIYLNILLQTRAHDILNKFIRIGGYKLLNTWLTGSKAANNVPFLQQLLLTLQHLPLTVEHLKQPFQGP; encoded by the exons ATGGGCTCCGGCCCCATCGACCCCCGGGAGCTCCTGAAGGGCCTCGATTGTTTCCTGGGCCGGGATGGGGAGGTCAAAACCATGGACGGGATCTCCAAAATCttcag CCTGATGAAGGACTCGCAGAAGATGGTGAGCCGCTGCATTTACCTGAACATCCTCCTGCAGACCCGCGCCCACGACATCCTCAACAA GTTCATCCGCATCGGGGGCTACAAGCTGCTCAACACGTGGCTGACGGGCTCCAAGGCCGCCAACAACgttcccttcctgcagcagctgctgctgacgCTGCAGCACCTCCCGCTCACCGTGGAGCACCTGAAACAG CCCTTCCAGGGCCCTTAG
- the MRPS18B gene encoding small ribosomal subunit protein mS40: MALALAAAALRVAGGVRSPRWAQILPRFCSTQEAPKETPKDPPAAPSPYQERPWEYLESEEYRATYGDRPVWHGYRRNHKGSVPPQSPRKACLRRGRPVGNPCPICRDRNLLVDFRNVKLLDQFICPHSGVIFHPIHTGICMKQHKRLSQAIAQAQDHGLLWLQVPFVPVPEEDFSNQHAAVGKTPPAPALREPGRAWYPWYEWQQPPAAEVARMRRLYRGFLKEDYPDTPPSPSGK, from the exons ATGGCGCTGGccctggcggcggcggcgctgagGGTGGCGGGAGGCGTGAGGAGCCCGCGGTGGGCTCAG ATCCTCCCCCGCTTTTGCAGCACCCAGGAGGCCCCCAAGGAGACCCCCAAGGACCCCccagccgccccctcccccTACCAGGAGCGACCCTGGGAGTACCTGGAGAGCGAAG AGTACCGGGCCACCTACGGGGACAGGCCGGTGTGGCACGGCTACCGGCGCAACCACAAGGGCTCCGtgcccccccagagcccccgcAAGGCCTGCCTG CGCCGGGGGAGGCCTGTGGGGAACCCCTGCCCCATCTGCCGGGACCGGAACCTGCTCGTGGATTTTCGG AATGTGAAGCTGCTGGACCAGTTCATCTGTCCCCACTCCGGTGTCATTTTCCACCCCATCCAcacag ggaTCTGCATGAAGCAGCACAAACGCCTCTCCCAGGCCATCGCCCAGGCCCAGGACCACG GTCTCCTGTGGCTCCAGGTCCCTTTTGTGCCGGTTCCTGAGGAGGATTTCTCCAACCAACACGCGGCCGTGGGCAAAACTCCCCCGGCGCCGGCGCTGagggagccgggccgggcctggtACCCCTGGTATGAGTGGCAGCAGCCCCCCGCTGCTGAGGTGGCTCGGATGCGCCGTTTGTACCGGGGATTCCTCAAGGAGGATTACCCGGATACCCCCCCAAGCCCGTcggggaaataa